The Magallana gigas chromosome 6, xbMagGiga1.1, whole genome shotgun sequence genome includes the window ATTCATTTTGTATTATAAAGTTTAGAACCTGGTAATCTTATTGGTAAATTTTCAGATTATATGTTAATCATTGATCCTTCAATGAATAAATAGTTACCATTGTCCTGTCACCTGGCTCAGCTCTTCCATAtctattaaacaaaataatattatattatgtacaaaatgaaaaaattaaaaagatttcttGCActgattgataattttaaatctGGTTTAAACATGTTTGAATTGCAAAACTCATTCATATTGTATACAATGACATGCCTACAACAAAATAAGATATGCAAGCAAAACATATGGTATTTATATGCTTGATAATACTGGTACaattaaatgtcatttttaaaaaatgtttttgacctttctttaaatttaaagaagtgaaaaaaaatatgggaCAATTAACAGCTTTTTTTATAAATGGCTTTGCAGttacaaaaagatttaaaaactgcttcaaatggtatagaaataaaatcaatttcttaTTACAATGTTATGGCCATCTACAGattaaaatgtgtaaatattgaatagcattttttccagaaaaatatatcttgtatacatttgttttaatttattaatttttatttacctCATGGCTGTGCTGTTTCCATTCAATAAAGCCTTCACCCAGTCGTTACGAGTCACAGAGGACTGCAGACATTGGGACGCAGAGGTAAGAAACAAACTGTAGAGCTGcataaaaagaattaataatCACATCTATGTTTTTCATAAAGCTTTGTCCTGCAAACAAACTTCCacaaatcactttttaaaaataggacCAGGACTACTAGCCAAACGAAACTTTGCACAACTACCGGTAACGCTTGAATTTGGTAAAGGGCATTCATATCAAAAGagtaatatacaatatatttacattcatgaagtatgattccctctatttcttatgaTAAGAACAAGTGCACTTAACAAAGGCACAGctaggaataaaatatttgtaaataggGGGTCAGGAAGGCAGCGTGATGtactttttctgcaatgttgccaccttcatatcccgcaggaattatcaaagaaaacattttattgtttaaataaacaataaaatgttttccatTGGGCTATGACGCAACATACCGCTCCTGATGATCCTCCCATGGAGTCCTCTACGATCCTCGCCAGGGACAGAGCCAGATTGGCCGGGACTCCTACAGGCAGACTAGGGTTGTCTTTTGAACCCAGACTTTGTAAAATTGCTGTGTATAACAAAATAcacaacatgtacatatagctCATTAAACCATGAtgaattttcaatcatttcagtAAGGTATTGctcattaaatgaaattttttggcatatttaattacatgtaaatccatTCTGTAGATGAATAAAGGTTTTAAACTATATGTAACAACGtttctaatttgatttttgataccATTATAAACATAGCTCAAACCTAAATTGATccattgatagaaaaaaaatttcaaaaataattgcAAACCAACAGAATCAGGGTAAAATTGCATCATATATCTTCAACTTACACGGtaattcattcttttatttcaataacGATCCAGATATATATTCCATAGTTAATTTTTGTactaaaatttttttaattgacgtTTCTGACCTTTGGCCCCCCGGGCCAAGGTAGACCCACAGTCCCCGTCCCCACTTTCCTTGTCCAGGGTGTTGAGCTCAGTCTCTGCTGCTATTAGTCTCTCCATGGACAGCTTTATCATCTCATACAACATGGCTGCAGTCTCTGGAagtaaaatcaaatttcaatcaaattagatataaaaagacattaaaaaattaatgtaaagaTCCATTTGACTATCTACAAGGCAACTTTGGAAGTGAAGAGGTGAATTTACCCATTTAAAGCAGCTGTTTTAGAATTATTTCCAAGTGTTAATTGTGTTAATTACGAAATTTGAAGCAATGAGTTCTGATTACTGAAATGGGATAAATCACCTCTAGAGgccattccttaaataaaagcCCTACTGTCTTGTATATGTGTTTACAACTCTTTTCTTTCTGAAACCTCTTCACTGTCAAACACTAATTAGTCAATAGTATCTGGGTACTCACCCTTTGGTATTTGGACGGCATCGGTAGATTTGGCCACCACATCCTCTTGGCTGTAGGGCATAACTCCTGGAGTTTCCCGAGTTGATATTCCTACAGGTAACAGGGGCACTGACCAGCCCGGAGCAGTGGTGCCAGCATCTGTGAGGGCAAATCTAAACATTGCATTcatgtataaaatgaaattatttgtaaatgatCCTTTTAATAAACTGCAAAGCAATATGTTTTTCTCATAGATAAATGTCTTTATAGTGATCCAAAACACTGTATTTTATGACAtctcataaagttttgtttctTTGGTAATAGTGCTGCAACATATCTGACAAATACATGTTTGTTAGTGAGAAtagaatttaaacaatttatacaCCTTGATATTACCTAAGCATCGTTTGATTGTTACATCGAGATGTAGAAGAGTTATAGAGACACCAGCCATCTCCAGTGATGTCATAAAGGATCCACTGTAGGCTCTCTCCACTACCACTCCTCGACTCTCTACAAATATACCagtttatattatataacattaaatgatgaatttgttaACCTTACAAACGAACTTACTTAAACTAATAAAATGttgtacacatatatacattgtatattttaaagcATCGAAAGGTTTCACTTTTTTCATCACATTGTTCCTTACCTAGCTGTTGGATTGCCTCTTTAGCGATGATGCTCATTTCCAAAACAGAGGTTCCACCGAGGTTGTTAATCATGCACACCACTCTGTCACCTTTATATCAACATGTAGTATTTATCAAATTGGTGTACTTATATTTGTTATTCATCATGATTTGAAATTGAGTGAGACTTAAAAATATCATCTTTACCCTTTTTGAGGTCAAGGTGTGTGGAAGTTTGTGGATTGGTCATGTGATCCAACATCATCTTCACCACTTCTTTGGCTGACAAGAgctttaatatcaatttaattaattaattcaatattaattcCTTTTTGGTACATTGTATGTAACTTGCAATACCAACAGGGAATACAGTAAACAAatcaacaaattaattttttaccacatttgaaaatcaaatattttaaatccagggatgtggaaaaaaataatgtcggcataagaatattaaaaattaatgctttttagtgcaaaattaaaacaatttaattacatgtacattggttTTTAGgataacatatatacatgtactatatttatcttatcatctataaaaaaaatccaaaaaaattagGAAAGCATTAAATAAAAAGGGTATTTGAAAGTCTACAGAGTGCAATGACTGTGTATGAAAATAGCTAGTTCAATAAACATGAACACGATCTGTACATGTCCAGGTACATAAAGGGATATACCAATACTTGTTCATAACTAGTACCTAATGGTATAGACAAAGAACGTCATGTATGATTGTCAGAATGGTGAATTGAAAGGAGTTTTTTCTATACCATATCACAGTGTGAGcttaaacatttttgtcaaaattaaattactttGGTCTATGCATAGGTACAACaattaattcatttcatttactaGAATTTCTTTGAATAGGTTTACCTTTGTCCTTTTGACACCTGCCTCTCCATGTATACCTGTAAAAGTGTCAATCATGAATGGTCAATAAATGAAACAATCATTTAATTAGAAGAATATACTTtcagaatttttaaagaaaccttttaaaatataccggtacttgTATATTTCATTGTACCCAAGTATATATAAACCAAAAGATACTTACCAAGACCCAGCTCCATTTCATCACTTTTCAGTTCGAATGATGGCCCTGCCCCAGGTAAGCTGCAGGGAGTTAAACTGACACCAATTGTTCctaaataaaagaaatcaacatcTTTAAATTCAATTGAAGTTTATATCATA containing:
- the LOC105340698 gene encoding triokinase/FMN cyclase, which gives rise to MSSKKLINSVESCVDEALEGLVIVNPGLRVLQGHRVVVRHDIEDVIKEGKVTLLCGGGSGHEPAHAGYIGSGMLSAAVAGAVFTSPPPSSILAALRTISKPGAAGSLIIVKNYTGDRLNFGLAAERAKADGLNVNMVVVGEDCALTSSDKTAGRRGLCGTVLIHKICGALAEEGKSLEEIHQVASNAAKNMGTIGVSLTPCSLPGAGPSFELKSDEMELGLGIHGEAGVKRTKLLSAKEVVKMMLDHMTNPQTSTHLDLKKGDRVVCMINNLGGTSVLEMSIIAKEAIQQLESRGVVVERAYSGSFMTSLEMAGVSITLLHLDVTIKRCLDAGTTAPGWSVPLLPVGISTRETPGVMPYSQEDVVAKSTDAVQIPKETAAMLYEMIKLSMERLIAAETELNTLDKESGDGDCGSTLARGAKAILQSLGSKDNPSLPVGVPANLALSLARIVEDSMGGSSGALYSLFLTSASQCLQSSVTRNDWVKALLNGNSTAMRYGRAEPGDRTMIDSLVAAGTTLSEKISSCTPVQALEASVKAAESAAQATASMKAKAGRASYVSAERLKSPDPGAVSVTYWMRAVLEVLQKQG